A single Candidatus Hydrogenedentota bacterium DNA region contains:
- a CDS encoding YdbL family protein: protein MKRAMYALLTATSLIALGCVITTKHKIDAHIVLDIRHIQQQADGVLDYIDGKSDKLPAPESKSSVERPGWMERLRYAMLPIVPAYAAELNESTPRIKELADKMRERQPQLNDLKKSGAAGEDNRGYVALRESAALSDADKKNEAQKLIAAENEDRKALYREVARANSDAGATLTVVERVYAQRRLMRAGAGEIVQLPPEGSDFDTFKASAAGKKLGDACKPGEWVTLK, encoded by the coding sequence ATGAAACGAGCAATGTACGCGCTTTTAACCGCAACGTCTTTGATAGCACTGGGATGCGTGATTACGACGAAACACAAGATCGACGCGCATATCGTGCTCGATATCCGGCACATTCAACAGCAGGCCGACGGCGTGCTCGATTACATCGACGGCAAGTCCGACAAGTTGCCTGCGCCCGAATCCAAGAGCAGCGTGGAACGTCCGGGATGGATGGAGCGTCTGCGCTACGCGATGCTTCCGATCGTTCCGGCGTACGCGGCGGAACTGAACGAGTCCACTCCGCGCATCAAGGAACTGGCCGACAAGATGCGCGAGCGTCAGCCGCAGTTGAACGATTTGAAGAAATCGGGCGCGGCCGGCGAGGACAATCGCGGTTACGTTGCCTTGCGCGAGAGCGCGGCGCTATCGGATGCAGACAAAAAGAACGAGGCCCAGAAGCTGATTGCCGCTGAAAACGAAGATCGCAAGGCGCTGTATAGAGAAGTTGCGCGCGCGAACAGCGATGCGGGCGCCACGCTGACGGTCGTGGAGCGCGTGTACGCGCAGCGGCGGCTCATGCGGGCAGGTGCGGGCGAGATCGTGCAGTTGCCGCCCGAGGGCAGCGACTTCGACACGTTCAAAGCGAGCGCCGCGGGCAAGAAGCTCGGCGATGCCTGCAAACCGGGCGAATGGGTCACGCTGAAGTAG
- a CDS encoding transglutaminase-like domain-containing protein: MKRVIVMILLTVFPRMLAAQAIDVSELTGESWYGLYLNGQKSGYSMNGLEKLENGNVAVTEDSHFRLTMGGIKQDMRVYAKRLYAPDGSLIRIDSEVEDSQGVSKFEAVVQGEEIVLTSRLSGQAMEKRLPKPKESLRDALKQVDLAKEGAKIGDRISYTLFEPMKPGEIHGTSEIVGEEERIFDGVPTKVFRVKSILDLMNMESVSYVTEKGVTLEDTTSGMLTMRLEPKEIAQDVKYSNDVIVSNAAMVTTPLDDPRGRDSLHLRLTGPLQPAHLFNDERQKLIQKDGSFEFFAKKVSLDGFQAAQLPITDESVKEWMQPSLFVQSDDPKIVAKAKEIVGAEKDAVKISQKLCAWVYKNVKSTFSARLTNAREVLDSLEGDCTEHSILYIALARAAGLPAREVAGLLYMPGSQPGFYFHQWAKVWVGKWIDVDPTWDQPLADVTHIKLAEGDLFQQAQLIPVIGQIKVEVLEETASAKP; encoded by the coding sequence ATGAAGCGAGTAATCGTCATGATCCTCCTTACGGTGTTTCCCCGTATGCTGGCCGCGCAAGCGATCGATGTCAGCGAGCTTACGGGCGAGTCGTGGTACGGGTTGTACTTGAACGGACAGAAATCGGGCTATTCCATGAATGGTCTCGAGAAGCTGGAAAACGGCAACGTAGCCGTGACGGAGGACTCGCATTTCCGGTTGACGATGGGTGGCATCAAGCAGGACATGCGCGTGTACGCGAAGCGCTTGTACGCGCCGGACGGCAGCCTGATTCGGATCGATTCGGAAGTGGAAGACAGCCAGGGAGTGTCGAAGTTCGAGGCGGTGGTGCAGGGCGAAGAGATCGTGCTGACATCGCGGTTGAGCGGGCAGGCGATGGAGAAGCGATTGCCGAAGCCGAAAGAGTCGTTGCGCGACGCGCTGAAACAGGTGGATTTGGCGAAAGAGGGCGCAAAGATCGGAGACCGCATCTCGTACACGTTGTTCGAGCCGATGAAACCCGGGGAAATTCACGGGACAAGCGAGATCGTCGGCGAGGAGGAGCGGATATTTGACGGCGTGCCCACGAAAGTCTTTCGCGTGAAGAGCATTCTCGACCTGATGAACATGGAATCGGTTTCGTATGTAACGGAAAAGGGCGTGACGCTGGAGGACACGACTTCCGGCATGTTGACGATGCGTCTGGAGCCGAAGGAAATCGCGCAAGACGTCAAGTATAGCAACGACGTGATTGTGTCGAATGCGGCAATGGTGACGACACCGCTGGATGACCCGCGTGGACGCGATTCGTTGCATTTGCGGCTGACGGGGCCGCTGCAGCCCGCGCATCTGTTTAACGACGAACGGCAGAAGCTCATTCAGAAGGATGGCTCGTTCGAGTTCTTTGCGAAGAAGGTATCGCTGGACGGTTTTCAGGCCGCGCAACTCCCGATCACGGATGAATCGGTAAAGGAGTGGATGCAGCCGTCGCTGTTTGTACAGAGTGACGATCCGAAGATCGTGGCGAAGGCGAAGGAAATCGTTGGGGCGGAAAAGGACGCGGTGAAGATTTCGCAGAAGCTGTGCGCGTGGGTGTACAAGAACGTGAAGAGCACGTTTTCGGCGCGACTGACAAATGCGCGCGAGGTGTTGGACAGTCTGGAAGGCGACTGCACGGAGCACAGCATTCTCTACATTGCGTTGGCAAGGGCGGCGGGCCTTCCTGCGCGTGAAGTCGCGGGATTGCTGTACATGCCCGGTTCGCAACCCGGGTTCTATTTCCATCAGTGGGCGAAGGTGTGGGTTGGCAAGTGGATCGACGTCGATCCGACATGGGACCAACCGTTGGCCGACGTAACCCACATCAAGCTGGCCGAAGGCGATCTGTTTCAGCAGGCGCAATTGATACCGGTCATCGGTCAAATCAAGGTCGAAGTTCTGGAAGAGACCGCAAGCGCGAAACCTTAA
- the lgt gene encoding prolipoprotein diacylglyceryl transferase, with protein sequence MRPELFSILGVTFFAYRTMLGLSFVVCSLLMARESRRPGRVELSPLIGVWAMLGALLGARIFYVIQYEGLSRILRALYVWDGGLVFYGGLIGGLAAVWAHLRVNRAPVLASFDVMSPFLALGEAITRIGCFLNGCCFGEPSSLPWAVAFPSPGFAVEAQREAGLLDANAVASLPVHPTQLYMTVGLVAVFAVLLRRLRKGPWNGSVFTMYLLLYGVVRFVVEILRGDSARSVFGMTVSQAISLGLVVAAGIVFAARRTRKVRP encoded by the coding sequence ATGCGACCCGAACTGTTTTCGATACTCGGCGTGACTTTCTTCGCCTACCGCACGATGCTCGGGCTTTCCTTTGTGGTTTGCTCGCTGCTCATGGCGCGCGAGTCGCGGCGTCCGGGCCGCGTGGAGCTAAGTCCGTTGATCGGAGTGTGGGCGATGCTTGGCGCATTGCTTGGGGCGCGAATCTTCTACGTAATCCAATATGAGGGCCTGTCGCGGATTCTCCGGGCACTGTACGTGTGGGACGGCGGGCTGGTGTTTTACGGTGGCCTCATCGGTGGGCTCGCGGCGGTGTGGGCACACCTTCGAGTGAACCGCGCGCCCGTGTTGGCATCGTTCGACGTGATGAGCCCGTTTCTGGCGCTCGGCGAGGCGATTACACGGATCGGATGCTTCCTGAACGGGTGTTGTTTCGGAGAGCCGTCGTCGTTGCCGTGGGCGGTGGCGTTTCCGTCGCCGGGTTTCGCCGTTGAAGCGCAGCGAGAGGCGGGCTTGCTTGACGCGAACGCGGTAGCATCGCTGCCGGTTCATCCGACGCAACTCTATATGACGGTAGGGTTGGTCGCGGTGTTTGCGGTATTGTTGCGGCGCCTGCGGAAGGGCCCGTGGAACGGCTCGGTGTTCACGATGTATCTGCTTTTGTATGGTGTCGTGCGTTTTGTCGTCGAAATACTACGTGGCGATAGCGCGCGGTCCGTGTTCGGGATGACCGTGTCGCAGGCGATCAGTCTGGGCCTGGTAGTGGCTGCGGGGATAGTATTCGCAGCGCGGCGCACCAGGAAGGTGCGGCCATAG
- a CDS encoding NAD-binding protein translates to MSEQLTNHFIVCGMGHVGFRIVLLLRRLQLPVAVIYDKAPVSWVQQATRVGAVCLEGDARSEVLLRQACVGQAKGLIAVTDQDMVNLSVALDGLRLNASLALTVRMFDQELGRYLNEQLPSVRVLSATALAAPVFVAAALGDEALCCFDFGEHSYVVTGGVCEEEESAQADSEATHLFHNVEGRIAYAGAPRENAKREQTLSIRQAASSRPRRHWSSVEITDLAAVAFAALRQIPPAVHVLMCGLTLVILIGIATVRSSMHLSYLDSLYFIVTTITTTGYGDVSFLQAPVYAKLVGCFLMVSGAAMLALLFGIITDALLSRRFQGLLAGNHVRRHGHIVLAGNGNIASRIVQEILNEKKEVVAVCPGGHASVSLRGLRVPVIEGDARLEAVLRHASIEHATAIIAVHDDDVVNLGIALLAKKLNPNLRTVVRVFDGELAEKLEHQLAMDRVMSVSAVSAPTFVAACLFGGVKQAAAWEHCLLVLRELQGEDSGLECDLSVTLKQDPGSGTLRVVSGESVATEAPRMHVTLHKLGDID, encoded by the coding sequence ATGAGCGAGCAATTAACGAATCACTTCATCGTTTGTGGCATGGGCCACGTTGGATTTCGGATTGTACTTTTGTTGCGGCGATTGCAGTTGCCTGTCGCGGTGATTTACGACAAGGCCCCCGTTTCTTGGGTTCAGCAAGCGACGCGAGTGGGAGCCGTGTGCCTCGAAGGGGACGCGCGCAGCGAGGTGCTCTTGCGGCAGGCGTGCGTCGGGCAGGCAAAAGGCTTGATCGCCGTCACCGACCAAGACATGGTCAATCTCTCTGTCGCCCTGGATGGACTGCGGTTGAATGCATCGCTTGCGCTGACGGTACGCATGTTCGATCAGGAGTTGGGCCGTTATCTCAACGAGCAATTGCCGTCCGTGCGCGTGTTAAGCGCGACGGCGCTTGCGGCTCCGGTGTTCGTGGCGGCCGCGCTGGGCGACGAAGCTCTGTGCTGCTTCGATTTCGGTGAGCACAGCTATGTTGTGACCGGCGGTGTCTGTGAAGAAGAGGAATCCGCCCAAGCGGACAGCGAAGCAACGCATCTCTTCCACAACGTTGAAGGCCGCATCGCATACGCCGGGGCTCCTCGCGAAAACGCGAAACGTGAACAGACTCTATCGATACGGCAAGCGGCAAGCTCCAGACCCCGCCGGCATTGGTCTTCCGTGGAGATTACCGATCTCGCGGCCGTTGCGTTTGCTGCATTACGCCAAATACCTCCCGCCGTGCACGTTCTGATGTGCGGCCTGACTCTGGTCATACTCATTGGCATCGCAACAGTGCGCAGTTCCATGCACCTGTCCTATCTCGATTCGCTGTACTTCATCGTGACAACAATCACCACCACCGGCTATGGCGACGTCAGCTTCCTTCAGGCTCCGGTCTACGCAAAACTCGTCGGGTGCTTTCTGATGGTGAGCGGCGCCGCGATGCTCGCTCTGCTCTTCGGGATTATCACGGACGCGCTGCTCTCACGACGCTTCCAGGGACTGCTCGCCGGCAACCACGTTCGACGGCACGGTCACATTGTCTTGGCGGGAAACGGGAACATCGCCTCGCGCATCGTGCAGGAGATCCTCAACGAGAAGAAGGAGGTCGTCGCCGTATGTCCGGGAGGGCATGCCTCCGTCTCGTTGCGCGGCCTGCGCGTGCCGGTTATTGAAGGCGACGCGCGGCTGGAAGCGGTTCTTCGCCACGCTTCGATTGAACACGCCACGGCCATTATCGCCGTACACGACGATGACGTGGTCAACCTCGGAATCGCGTTACTCGCAAAGAAGCTCAATCCAAACCTGCGCACGGTCGTGCGCGTATTCGACGGCGAACTGGCGGAGAAGCTCGAACATCAACTTGCCATGGATCGAGTGATGAGCGTGTCCGCCGTATCGGCCCCCACCTTTGTGGCCGCCTGCCTGTTTGGCGGGGTGAAGCAAGCGGCTGCTTGGGAACATTGCCTGCTCGTATTGCGAGAACTTCAAGGTGAAGACTCTGGTTTGGAGTGCGATCTCTCCGTCACGCTGAAACAAGATCCCGGAAGCGGGACGTTGCGTGTCGTATCCGGCGAAAGCGTAGCGACTGAAGCCCCTCGCATGCACGTAACGCTTCACAAGCTTGGCGACATCGACTAG
- a CDS encoding TIGR04222 domain-containing membrane protein: MINPFDLPGPQYLVFYGVLGVATTAIYLQSLRWSESGGKLYKVEDPYAIAYLRGGVNEVVRVLLVSLIERGLVKQDSRDKVSISDLKALKSVRRPIEQAILRLCQTPVRANVLLQSAPLIITPFCEEFRAPLQTAGYMKSPAVLRKRMFPFVVAISILLAFSLIKISVALSRGRYNIEFLIILTCVFSGTVLYGLMRRRTYLGNLEMRALQSKFNGLKNRARRSRPSGETFDTTMVAAVYGLDALPHKHYPYIRDLFHQSSSDSGSSFLGSSGCSGGSGCSGGSGCSGGGGCGGGGCGGCGGG; this comes from the coding sequence ATGATCAATCCATTCGATTTGCCGGGCCCGCAATATCTAGTGTTCTATGGAGTCCTCGGCGTTGCGACAACGGCCATCTACCTACAGAGTCTGCGTTGGAGCGAATCCGGGGGTAAGCTCTACAAGGTGGAGGACCCGTACGCGATTGCATATTTGCGCGGGGGCGTCAACGAGGTGGTGCGCGTTCTGCTTGTGTCGTTGATTGAGCGGGGGCTTGTAAAGCAAGACTCACGCGATAAGGTCTCTATCAGCGATCTTAAAGCGCTCAAATCGGTTCGACGCCCGATTGAACAAGCGATCCTTCGCCTATGCCAGACACCGGTACGCGCCAACGTTCTGCTGCAAAGCGCCCCCTTGATCATAACGCCGTTTTGCGAGGAGTTTCGAGCGCCGCTTCAGACCGCTGGATATATGAAGTCGCCTGCGGTCCTGCGAAAGCGAATGTTTCCTTTCGTTGTCGCTATCTCCATCTTGTTGGCCTTCTCGCTTATCAAGATTTCCGTGGCGTTGTCGCGCGGACGCTACAACATCGAGTTCCTAATCATTCTGACGTGTGTGTTCTCAGGAACGGTCCTATACGGACTTATGCGAAGAAGAACATATCTCGGGAACCTGGAAATGCGCGCGCTGCAATCGAAATTCAATGGACTGAAGAATCGCGCCAGACGCTCGCGCCCATCTGGCGAGACGTTTGACACAACGATGGTGGCAGCCGTGTACGGCTTGGATGCCCTGCCGCACAAACACTATCCGTACATCCGCGATCTGTTTCATCAGTCATCTTCCGACTCCGGTTCTAGTTTTCTGGGCTCTTCGGGATGTAGCGGCGGGAGCGGTTGCAGCGGGGGAAGTGGTTGTAGCGGAGGCGGTGGTTGTGGAGGGGGCGGCTGTGGTGGATGCGGTGGCGGGTAA
- a CDS encoding nucleotidyltransferase domain-containing protein — MNQIEGLPKEVSEELTRFVDASKAAFHENLLSIILYGSAAEGRLRATSDVNVMLVLRAFDRAQADQIREPLRFSRAAVRLSAMFLLEHELDEASGAFSVKFDDIRARHRVLYGDDPFIRVEVSRAAALARLRQVLLNLRLRLRERYASLSLREEELARAIAEMSGPLRACAATLRRLQGRAAESPKAALETIVKETGNPAFQSALAAITEARSQALLDPGAAGDTAFALIELVMTMQSTVDSLQ; from the coding sequence ATGAATCAGATCGAGGGACTCCCAAAAGAAGTGTCGGAAGAATTGACGCGCTTTGTCGATGCGTCGAAGGCGGCCTTTCACGAGAATCTGCTTTCCATCATCCTGTATGGGTCTGCCGCGGAAGGCCGCCTGCGCGCAACGTCCGATGTGAACGTCATGTTAGTCTTGCGCGCATTCGACCGCGCGCAAGCAGACCAAATCCGCGAGCCGCTCCGCTTTTCGCGCGCCGCCGTCCGACTGTCTGCTATGTTCCTGCTTGAACATGAACTCGACGAAGCTTCCGGTGCGTTTAGCGTCAAGTTTGATGATATCCGCGCGCGGCACCGCGTCTTATACGGAGACGACCCTTTTATCCGCGTGGAAGTGTCGCGGGCCGCGGCGCTGGCCCGGCTTCGCCAAGTACTCCTGAATCTCCGGCTTCGTTTGCGCGAGCGATATGCCTCTCTGAGCTTGCGCGAAGAAGAACTCGCGCGGGCCATCGCAGAAATGAGCGGCCCGTTGCGCGCATGTGCGGCAACGCTGCGCCGGCTTCAAGGAAGGGCGGCGGAAAGTCCCAAAGCGGCCCTGGAAACGATTGTTAAGGAAACAGGCAATCCTGCATTCCAGTCTGCATTGGCGGCCATAACAGAAGCACGGTCGCAGGCATTGTTGGATCCCGGTGCAGCGGGAGATACCGCCTTTGCCCTTATCGAATTGGTCATGACGATGCAGTCCACCGTGGACTCGCTCCAGTGA
- a CDS encoding radical SAM protein, whose protein sequence is MPDTAHLTAPAIECAATDFSPSLLLLQWHITERCNLQCTHCYQAKNPMCELDWASLMRIWDQFRELRAQVMDRRAGKPTRFHVSVTGGEPFVRADAMQLLETIAAEPTLCSLAVLCNGLFIDDTLACRLAKLRLSYVQVSIDGSEATHDQIRGEGAHARAVSGIRHLTRHGVPVMLSFTATRENYSEFADVARLGASLGVRRVWADRCIPLGRGASGESPGPEETQQLLQSMHRESTSIHAKRGTTEIAMHRALQFLEAGGLPYRCTAGSGLVTVLANGDVCPCRRMPIVVGNVIETPLSDIYWGNDTFQRLRDNDVIPEGCERCFYSRTCRGGLRCLSYATYGTPFVGDPGCWLRDVTPDRVPAQDKMAVSAGRE, encoded by the coding sequence ATGCCAGATACAGCTCATCTGACAGCGCCCGCGATTGAGTGCGCCGCCACGGACTTTTCTCCCTCTCTTCTTCTGCTTCAATGGCACATCACGGAGCGATGCAACCTCCAATGCACGCACTGTTATCAAGCGAAAAACCCGATGTGCGAACTCGATTGGGCTTCGCTGATGCGCATTTGGGATCAATTCCGGGAGTTGCGCGCACAGGTCATGGATCGGCGCGCGGGAAAACCGACGCGCTTTCACGTCTCCGTTACGGGTGGCGAACCCTTCGTTCGCGCGGATGCAATGCAGCTTCTTGAAACGATCGCAGCGGAGCCCACCCTGTGTTCCCTTGCCGTCTTGTGCAACGGTCTCTTCATCGACGACACGCTTGCATGCAGGCTGGCAAAGCTGCGGTTGTCCTACGTTCAAGTGAGCATCGACGGCAGCGAAGCTACCCACGACCAAATTCGGGGCGAGGGCGCGCATGCACGGGCTGTCTCCGGCATTCGGCATCTGACGCGCCACGGGGTTCCCGTCATGCTGTCGTTCACGGCCACGCGCGAGAACTACAGCGAATTTGCCGACGTGGCGCGATTGGGAGCAAGCCTTGGAGTCCGCCGTGTGTGGGCGGACCGGTGCATTCCACTGGGGCGTGGCGCATCCGGTGAATCGCCGGGGCCGGAGGAAACGCAGCAACTACTGCAATCCATGCATCGCGAGTCTACATCCATCCACGCGAAACGAGGCACGACTGAAATCGCCATGCACAGGGCCCTGCAGTTTCTGGAAGCGGGTGGCCTGCCTTACCGATGCACTGCCGGAAGCGGACTCGTCACCGTGCTTGCCAATGGAGACGTGTGCCCATGCCGAAGAATGCCCATCGTCGTGGGTAACGTCATTGAAACACCACTCAGCGATATTTATTGGGGCAACGATACATTTCAACGTCTTCGCGATAACGATGTGATCCCCGAGGGATGCGAGCGGTGTTTCTACTCGCGAACATGCCGCGGAGGGCTGCGCTGTTTGTCTTACGCAACCTACGGCACGCCGTTTGTCGGGGATCCGGGTTGTTGGCTTCGCGACGTGACTCCTGACCGTGTACCTGCGCAGGACAAGATGGCAGTGTCTGCCGGTAGAGAGTAG